CGTTATAACTATATATAACACAACACAAAGTAAGGAGATAAAttaagatggctgcctccagatatccacctatgacatcatcaatttgaggatcatcattaataaTGTGAAAGGGGGATTTCTATCtttcacatattttcattttttgaagaaaGGTACTTACAAAAAGAAGTAAAATCCCCAGGCAGATCCAGCTCCCCAGACATTAGGCACGACACCGGCGTAAAGTCCACGGACTCCATCCTTTACGTAGATACTGCGCAGGGCGTGTAGCATCCCGTAATACACGGGTCGTTTAGCAGGTCCATGACCTTCATTTACTgcgagaaacaaaaacaactaattttgaatttccaatttttcgatgaaaatCTCTCGTAGGAAGGGGGGCATGACATTTATTGTCAAAAAGAACGATTTGGTTACACGACAGTGAAAGCCCTAAAGCCCAATTTTACGGACTGCAGGCGTGGTGGggatttaatcattttaaatctaaaaaaattgaataagcCCACTTGTTTAATTCATGACCGGTCTTTAAAACTGGGCCCTAATTCTCAACTAAAAACTGGTTTTGGCAAGTCAACAAAATTATGTGATTGATACAATAAACGATAGCCTAATAAGGCTAATAACCTATTTTTGATCGACTGATAAGAACATCACACTGTCagcgatgaaaataaaacctaCCTTGAAATCGGACTTTCAGTAAATCTAACGGGTGTAACGCAAGAGTGGACGCCACGCCTCCTGACACTCCGGCGGCCAGATGCTCCCACTTCACATGCGAGAAAACTCCACCGCTCAAACTCCTccgtttttctatttcagccGCCTGTACGCCGCTCATAGCTGCTTGTTCTACTCGATTTTCTATATCTTACTACGGTGTTTTATCGGGTTTGATCCGGTCTTATCTGCGTCGAGTTCCTGTTATCTTATCATCTTGATTCGCCGCAAAACGTGTCGGTTTCTTTTCTTGAACGTGTTCGTTCTAGAAGAAATTCCATGGGCGCTGACATGTTTGATAGGGAAATACACAAGCTCGGGTAAACGGTCAGAGAAATCTTACCGACGCAAGggtttgataaataacaacaaactgataaattaaatttgcTATTTCATTAATCAATGTCGATTTCAGATCGATTCGAAAGTAAATTTTGTATcacatattcaaattcaaatgacTTTATTGAGCCTTGTAACAGAACATCATTGGTAAATACAATAAAGTAATATACGAACGAGATACATACAAGGTATCATACAACTAAAATTtacacagggacttgtcacaattgatagtgaatgaataaaaccaatatcaatgaccaggtccactatccctgtataatataaaaaacaagggtggcaacaaattttcaatctgacaatgacttctccacttcaatcgactgtaattccaaaaattctcaaccgattcacatgaaataagctttaatacaacctagaagactttctgcttcCAACGAGCCTTTAACCACCactgttattttattatacagttgcagggatactggtacccccatcattggtctcatccattatcagtcgtgacaagtccctgtgaaAATTTAGGTGAGagaaattataataatacattgaacgatagaaattatattattatcgCAGGCAGCAGTGATCACATGACTGTCGCCACCATTTTGTTTGTCAGCTGtcaaaaaatcgaaataaattcACTTTTCGGCCGAAAAATCGCCTTCACGTATTGAAAACTAATCGAAATGAGTTCGGGACCGAATCAGACGGACGGCAAAAAGGATGACGTCGTGCCTGGAAtggaaaatattgataacGGAGGCGGTAAGCGCTGGAGAATGTTCGCGTTTAAATGCATAATCGCACTAATTATCGAAATAAAACGTTTTATGTTTTCGCTTTTTGTCAGGTATGCTGGCCGCTACCAGTTTGTTACAGCAACGGGCGAACGAGATTCGAGCTAAAAGGGTCAACTGGCAGTCTTACCTACAGTGAGTAGATTTATTTGAGCGTTACAAAAATGTGGTGTTGttcaaataaatttgatcgccTGGCCCACAACAGGTGCTAAAATAATTGCACCCCTCTCTTCGACTCGATTCAGTTACTTGCTTTGCTTGTACAGAATTAATGTAGCCTTCCCAGCTGACTACCTTAAACAGTTAAGCTCACTGAAGTAGTTATCATAGCTGGGATgatcgatatattgatgacttaAATTCAAATGACAACTGGCCTATTACTTAGTTTTACTGCTGTAAGATTAAGATATTTTTCGTTGTGTTTCTTGGATTTTTCAATCCAatcatttctatatatttcaggGGTCAGATGATCACTCAAGAGGATTTTAATTTCATCACGCAATTCGATAATTCTACGGCCGAGGGCAGAGTTCAGTTGTTGAGGGAAAAATCAAACCAGGTAAAAACTGTTCGACTCAgcgagacgagaagatacacaaaatccgtgtaagatgataacgagagaaatcccacaataacgaagccaaaacgagaaacttgaatagaagactATTCAGTACGTCTGATGAttgctaatagtctttagccgaaacgttgcgcaaatatatatactcCTCTATTCAAATTTCTCGTTTtagctgaatttattgtgggatttctctcgttgtTTGACTCAGAATGCtttctttttctaatattgatgagttaactcttgattAACCCTAACCCTTACAATTAGGTTGAGATTTTCATGTTAAGAAAAAGGAGCAAATTGACGATTAAAATTCTTGTGTTTAcgtttatcaattttttttcagtgcgCAAAGacgtttttgaatttgatgggACACATTTCCAAAGATCAAACTGTACAATACATTCTCACTATGATCGATGATATGTTACAGGTAAAATAATCTTTATCAATCAAAagtaaagaaattaaaatttggtCGTTAAAATTCTTGTCATTAAGATTTGATCAacacaaatattaaaattaattcctCAATTTATTGATCATATTTCTTTCAAAAGTAAACCAAGAAAAATAAacgaaaaattgaaatcttttaattttttttgtcaaaattgttaaaattagcGAAATGGAGAAATTTGATTATACAGAAAtaatgctcactaaaaatagattaaattTGATCCAAAAACTATTAGATTTATCAccaaaaaaaatcgaatttgttgatattttgatgtTGCAGGAGGATAAATCACGTGTTGAAATATTCCGCGAATACACGAAGAAGCGAAATCGCGATTCCGTCTGGGGTCCGTTTCTGAACATGTTAAATCGGCCGGATGGGTTCATTGTCAATCAGGTAAAAAATtgtattcatgaaaaataaatttgagtgATGTCACTACATGGTCCAGTCAAATACGCTTTGTTCTTATCAGTTCAATCTGGATTTTGATGTAATCCAGACATTTTATGGTCCGactttatattatattaatgtgtgtaaaatatgatgtttAATCCATGAATCGGTTAAAGTTCGTCCCAAATTGTAGAAAGAAAGTaagaaaaagttgaaaatttgtggaaattttttttttgttagacCGGTCGAATAATCGCGAAGATCGCGTGTTGGGGCAAAGATCCGATGGAAGGATCGGATTTGATTTATTACCTGACGTGGTTGAAGGATCAGATGCGTATTCCGAACaatgaatatttacaaacGGTCGCCAGATGTTTACAGATGATGTTACGAATCGACGTGTATCGACAAGCTTTTATAGACGTTGATGCTATTACTACGTAAGTTCGAGtggaaattttagaaatttaaatgtcttgaatttcttgattAGTTTAAGAAATTCAAGAAACATCCGAGcctagtggatcctcacttgccacaagttgAATCCTCTATTACCACAGtcgttgatgtcctactgcacactagcacaCTTGAAATTCAAGAAAACATCCAAGcctagtggatcctcacttgccacaagtagaatcctctattgccacagtagttgatgtcctactccACACTagcacacctggtggatcctcacttgccacaagtggaatcctctattgctgcagtagttgtTGTTCTACTACGCACTagcacacctggtggatcctcacttgccacaagtagaATCCTATTACGACAGtcgttgatgtcctactgcacactagcacaCTTGAAATTCAAGAAAACATCCAAGcctagtggatcctcacttgccacaagtagaatcctctattgccacagtagttgatgtcctactccACACTagcacacctggtggatcctcacttgccacaagtggaatcctctattgctgcagtagttgtTGTTCTACTACGCACTagcacacctggtggatcctcacttgccacaagtagaATCCTATTACCACAGttgttgatgtcctactgcacactagcgcacctggtggatcctcacttgccacattAGTTGTCATGATTTTCATTCGTATTGTTTTTCAGACTGATTGCAGTACTCGGTGATAAAGTcggatttcaaattcaatatcaaCTCATCTTCTGTTTATGGTGTTTAACTTTCAATCCTAAACTAACCGACAAACTGTCAGAGTAAGTGGCTTGAATCGGAAACCTGGTTACTTGGAtggattgaattgtttttcaattatcatttttttactCTTTTCAGATATAATATCATCCCGATTTTGGCCGACATTTTGACGGAATCGATCAAAGAAAAAGTTATTCGAATCATTGTGGCCACTTTCCACGTAAGTGAATTAACTTGAACAAAAAATGCGGTGCCTGCTATAAGTTTGATGGTGTAGattttaatagaaatatagaagaaattgaaacgcAAATAACTGAGTAACTATCAGTGCATCTGGTTGATCCTCACTTGTTACATGAGTGGAATCCTCTTTTGCCACAATGATTGATGCACTAGTTAAATTTGGTCTTGTCATGAGAGGAATTCTCACCACAGATACACTCCAAAAAgctcattagaaaataaatcgattttaacaGAGTTTTTGCCTTTTCGGTACTAAATGCTTagcattttgttttattttgtagaaTTTATTAGAGAAATCAACTGATAAGGATATATCGCAGATGTACGCGTTATCGATGGTTCAGTGTAAAGTATTGAAGCAGTTAGATTTATTGGAAGGCAGAAAGTTCGACGATCCCGATATCACCAACGACATGGAATACCTAAATGAATATCTACAAGCTAGCGTCCGCGACCTCAGGTGAATATTTCATGCGATGCGAGTATGATAAAACCTCTCGTAAATGCGAATCAACCATtcgtgtgaagtgtggataaTTACgtgcgctgataaaatatcCTATGCTTGAtgtttattgttaattttcaattaaaaatgtctcagttgaagtactgaacacaggtgaagtgtggacgataagtttttgaaagtgtgctcataaaatgtctaatatctggtgtttgttgtcattttcaatcaaaaatgtctcaaaTGTCTCAgttgaagtactgaacacatgtcacatgtgaagtgtggatttttttgaaagtgtgctgataaaatgtcttgtTCTTTAATTAGAAACACGGTTATTTCTTCTAGTTCCTTTGATGAATACTCAACCGAAGTGAAATCTGGACGATTAGAATGGAGCCCGGTGCATAAAACGGAGAAATTCTGGAGGGAATGCGCTCAACGCCTTAACGAGAAAAACTACGAACTGTTAAAGTAAGTCTGTGATGAcagaatatcttcttgaattttgACTACGCTCTGCTGAGCATCGCtcatttcatagaatcttgttctttcgtttatttgttttagaATATTGATAAAATTGATGGAGTCGAGTCGTGATCCGTTGATTTTGTCGGTAGCAGCTCACGATATCGGGGAATATGTGAGGCATTATCCTCGAGGAAAACAGTAAGTATTCATCCTACAGTGTCTCACGATGCCATCAGCTTGAAATCTTTGTTAGGGAGGATATGTCTATATTAGGGTAGAGGTTtatactgtgacagagtctcacgatgtcatcagctTGAAATCTTCATTATATGTCTATATTAGGGTAGAGGTTtatactgtgacagagtctcacgacGTCATCAGCTTGACATCTAGAATGATATGTCTATATTAGGGTAGAGGTTTATactgtggcagagtctcagattgttaatcaatttttccTTCACGTTATTTTTCAGCGTAATAGAACAATTAGGTGGTAAAGTTTTagtaatgaaaatgttatcgcATGAAGATCCGAATGTTCGCTATGAGGCACTTCTCGCTGTACAGAAAATAATGGTTCATAACTGGTTAGTATTTAAACCTGTGTTGAAATCTGTGAATGTTTCCAGGGGCCGATCTAGGGAAATTGGAAGCAGGGGTGCAGAAGAAAAGACTAAGGGATTTTTCAGATAAGGCAAGGCGTCATAGGCTATAAGTAGGGTTCCCACTGGGGTTTAATGATGTTTGTCTTGACATAAAGGATACCCTCAATTGGAAAGCAAGGGTTCGG
This genomic interval from Tubulanus polymorphus chromosome 8, tnTubPoly1.2, whole genome shotgun sequence contains the following:
- the LOC141909654 gene encoding V-type proton ATPase subunit H-like, with product MSSGPNQTDGKKDDVVPGMENIDNGGGMLAATSLLQQRANEIRAKRVNWQSYLQGQMITQEDFNFITQFDNSTAEGRVQLLREKSNQCAKTFLNLMGHISKDQTVQYILTMIDDMLQEDKSRVEIFREYTKKRNRDSVWGPFLNMLNRPDGFIVNQTGRIIAKIACWGKDPMEGSDLIYYLTWLKDQMRIPNNEYLQTVARCLQMMLRIDVYRQAFIDVDAITTLIAVLGDKVGFQIQYQLIFCLWCLTFNPKLTDKLSEYNIIPILADILTESIKEKVIRIIVATFHNLLEKSTDKDISQMYALSMVQCKVLKQLDLLEGRKFDDPDITNDMEYLNEYLQASVRDLSSFDEYSTEVKSGRLEWSPVHKTEKFWRECAQRLNEKNYELLKILIKLMESSRDPLILSVAAHDIGEYVRHYPRGKHVIEQLGGKVLVMKMLSHEDPNVRYEALLAVQKIMVHNWEYLSRATGV